The DNA segment ACTCTCATATCCAGAACGATGGTACCGCTGCTCTACTACGAGTACAGGAGCAGGGTATCCTAGATCCGTCCCGTACGCGCGTGATTTCCGGTCAATGGAAGACCGTAGAAGTTTTGCTTTACATTCGGCGGTGAGGGCGTCATGCCTTATTGAGCGATTTGGCTTTACCGGTCCTGACTATTACCGCAGCCGCATAACCGACAACGGACTCGTAGTCACCCGTAACGTCGCCCGAATTGGCGTAATTGAGGATTTCCACGCGGTCGGCCCCCAGATCGCGGCAAGCCCATAATACCGCGGCTATAGCGCCGCTCCCGCAGGCGAAACCCGCTCCTTCGCTCTCTGCTTCCGAGACGCCGTCCGGATCGAATGCTCCAATTCTGCGGAGCATCTCTCCATCGAACTTTCTCGCCGGGATGTCCGGATAAAAGTGAGACAAATCCGAGCTTGCTATGAGCAGAACCTTGCGGCCGGCTATGACACGAGCGAGTGAATGTCCGAGCGCTTTCGCGGCCCTCGGGTTTGAGCCGTACAGCATTACGGGCAGCATACGGGGAGAGCCCAGCATGTACTGCAGGAAGGGCAGCTCGACCTCGACCGCGTGTTCCGGATCGTTGCTTACGGGGACCAATTCTTCCTTGTACGCCTCCATGAGTGTACGGTTGAGCGCGTTCATCAAGTCCTTGTCTATTTCCACTGTCCCCAGAGGAGTTTCGTAGGCATC comes from the Thermodesulfobacteriota bacterium genome and includes:
- the amrB gene encoding AmmeMemoRadiSam system protein B, producing the protein MKNIRPSIGGAWYQRNPRLLVKSIERYISNAELNKPVGEVVGIIAPHAGHMYSGQVAAYAYKCIRGMEFETVVIVSPSHFLSSGNIITSSHDAYETPLGTVEIDKDLMNALNRTLMEAYKEELVPVSNDPEHAVEVELPFLQYMLGSPRMLPVMLYGSNPRAAKALGHSLARVIAGRKVLLIASSDLSHFYPDIPARKFDGEMLRRIGAFDPDGVSEAESEGAGFACGSGAIAAVLWACRDLGADRVEILNYANSGDVTGDYESVVGYAAAVIVRTGKAKSLNKA